GCTAAAGTTTGCTACATTCGATCCTATTATATTTCCGATACTCATATCGGCTTTATCGTTCATGGCTGCCACAATGCTTACAACCAGTTCGGGTAAGCTCGTTCCAAAAGCGATTAAAAACAGCCCTATAAGCCACTCTGAAACACCTAGTGACCTTGCGATATGACTTGCGCTTTCCACTGCAAAATCTGCGCCATATACAACCATGACAAATCCAACGAGAAGTAGAATCAGTGTAGGTATCCAGGCAAATTTCTCTTTGACAATATCTTCGTCTATCTCTTCTACCACCAAAGAGGGTTCACGAGACAAGAAGAGGAGATAACCTCCCATCAATATAAGGAAAAAAACTCCTTCGACAAATGTGATCGTGCCGTCAAAAGAGACCATTAAGAACATCAAAAGCGGGAAAAGCGCCCAGGCGCTATCTTTTTGGAATATGTCCCGTTTCGGTGTTACTTTTTTTGAAAAAAGAAAAACGATACCTAAAACGAGAGTAATATTGATAATAACGCTTCCTATGACATTTGAGATAGCAAGATCGCTTTTATGATTGTAACTGGCCGCTATGCTTGCAGCCATTTCGGGAAGACTTGTACCTAAAGCGACGAGTGTGGCACCAATGACAAATTCCGAGATGTCAAAATGCAGGGCAATCTTTTCAGATTCTTTGATGATAAAATCGGCCCCCTTGATCAAGGCAGCCATGGAGAGGATGAAGATAAGATAATCCAAAGAGACTCCTTTATTCGTACGTTCTAATAATTAAACTTTTGGGAAGATTATACTCAATGATCAGTTTTTCTTCCATTGCACGCATCTCTCCGTTGTCGGATTCATGATCATAACCAAGCAGATGGAGTAGTCCGTGGATATATAAAAGAGCAAATTCATCTTTTGCAGAGTGTCCAAGTTCCTTTGCTGTGTGCAAAACTTTGTCCGCATTGATAACAATAGATCCAAGCGGCGCATTGGGAATCTCTTGCATAGGAAAGCTGAGTACATCCGTTGTTTTATCTATATCTCTATATGTTTTGTTCAACGTTCGCATCCGTTCATCATCGACAATCATCAATTCAACCGGTCTGTCTGTCAGTTGTGAAGTAATAGATTCCATCAGTTCGATATCGAACTGATCAAAATCTGTTTCATTGAAAATCTCTATAAGCCGGTTTTGCATAATTTTGTATCCTTTAACATGTAATTAACTTTAACTATTATAGAATAATTACCATACCAAAATGTTTAAGAAAGAGGACAATATGGGTTTTCTGAACAAATTTACAATCAAAACAAAGATCATTATTTTAATTATTACGTCCATAATCGCCGTTGTCTTATTTGCATCCAATTTGATTGTGAAAGATTATGAAAAGTTGACACAAAACAGACTGCTTTCAAGAGATGTGGTGTTGGCGATCAATATAAGTAACCTCGTGCATGAACTGCAAAAAGAGCGGGGTATGACTGCCGGTTATATTGGATCAAATGGTACGAAATTTATGAAAATGCTTCCAAAACAGCGAAAATTGACTGATGAAAGAAAACAAGTACTCCTTCGAAAACTAGCATCCATGCAAGCAGAACTTTCAAAACAGAATGACATTCAAAAGAATCTACAAAAAGCCTCTGCAATGCTAAAAAAACTCTCTACAATACGGGCTAAGGTAGACAAGTTGCAAATACCTCTACAAAAAGCGATTGCATTTTATACAACTCTCAATGGGACTTTGTTAGACACTATTGCCATGCTTGCAAAAAAATCGGATGATGCGACGATTGCAAAAAAACTTATTTCCTATGTGAACTTTTTGTATGCAAAAGAGCGTATGGGTATTGAGCGAGCTGTTCTATCTGCTGTATTTGCGAAAAACTATTTTACAGATGCATTGTATGAAAAATTTTTGAGGCTTATTAGTGAACAGCACGCTTTTTTGAAAACATTTTCCGTAACAGTAGATACAAATCTTTTGCACACATTTCATCAGCTCATGGAAAACTCAGCCGTAAAAGAAGTGAACAATCTTGAAGAATTGGCAATGAACAAGGCGAAAGAGGGGGGATTTGGAGTCGATCCTACCTATTGGTTTTCTATGATGACAAAAAAGATCAATTTGATGAAACAGTTTGAAAAAGTTTTACAAAAAGATTTGATAAACAGTATCCAATATCTCATTGCACATGCAAAATCTGTAGTAGTGTATTCTGCACTCTTTTCTGTATTGGTTGTAACATTCCAAATGATTTTTGGACTTCTCATTAGCAGAAATATTATGAAAGAGATACGAACAATTACATCGAGACTGCAATATGCGGCAAAAACGAAAGATATGACGCAACTTATTGAAATAGAGAGCGAAGATGAAATAGGGGTTATCGTTCAAAGTGTCAATGAACTCATTCGTGCATCCAAAGAGGCGATAGATAGGGCAAAAAAAGCAACTCAAGAAAATGCTTCGATTGCCGCCGAACTAAACTCTACTGTTATGGAGATAGGAAAACGGGTAGAAGATGAGGCGCAAATTGTTGCCAATACTACTGGAAAAGCAAGCAGTATCCAAAAGCCTCTTGCGGAATCTGTCGAAAATCTCGAAAATTCTCAAGAAGAACTGCAAAATGCCAATAAAAAGCTTGAAGATGCTAAAGAAAGTATAGAAAACCTTTTGGATACATTGAAAAACAGTGCAGAAAATGAGAAAAAGGTTGTTGCAGAACTGCACGCTTTGGTTAATGCGACAGATGAAGCCAAAGAGGTATTGAATTTGATTGAAGATATTGCGAGTCAAACCAACCTTCTTGCACTCAATGCGGCTATAGAAGCAGCAAGGGCTGGAGAACAGGGTAAAGGTTTCGCGGTTGTTGCAGACGAAGTTCGAAATTTAGCAGAAAAATCACGAAAATATGTGGAAGAGATTCATGGCACAATAGGAAATCTTATCGATGTCATTAGAGGCATTTCGGATAAAATTGCCAAAAATGTTGAAGATGTAAGTAGATTGGCTCAAACATCAGTAGAAGTTGAAAATAGTGTGGAAGAGGTTACGGATGCCATGGAAGCAAGTGTGGTAAAATCAAACCAATCTTCCGAAAAAATGAAGGCAATCGTTCAGGAAATAGAAAACATTATCGATGAGATTAAAAAAATTAACAATATATCTTCATCAAATGCAAGAAGCGTAGAAGAGATTGCTACCGCAACGGAACATCTTTATAAACAGATCGAAGATTTGACACAGATATTAGGTGAGTTTAAAACCTGACATGGATTGTTACGAGGAAATAAAAAGATATTTTTATAAAGTAACAGGTATCCGGTTCGATTCAAAAATAGATATCGTAAATGAGAAAATAGA
The Nitratiruptor sp. SB155-2 genome window above contains:
- a CDS encoding calcium/sodium antiporter gives rise to the protein MDYLIFILSMAALIKGADFIIKESEKIALHFDISEFVIGATLVALGTSLPEMAASIAASYNHKSDLAISNVIGSVIINITLVLGIVFLFSKKVTPKRDIFQKDSAWALFPLLMFLMVSFDGTITFVEGVFFLILMGGYLLFLSREPSLVVEEIDEDIVKEKFAWIPTLILLLVGFVMVVYGADFAVESASHIARSLGVSEWLIGLFLIAFGTSLPELVVSIVAAMNDKADMSIGNIIGSNVANFSVVLGSAALVNPLHVNMHTYAFDILTAIIASVMLIFITATRLYNKSAGIVLLATLGVFIVAHLP
- the ybeY gene encoding rRNA maturation RNase YbeY, producing MQNRLIEIFNETDFDQFDIELMESITSQLTDRPVELMIVDDERMRTLNKTYRDIDKTTDVLSFPMQEIPNAPLGSIVINADKVLHTAKELGHSAKDEFALLYIHGLLHLLGYDHESDNGEMRAMEEKLIIEYNLPKSLIIRTYE
- a CDS encoding methyl-accepting chemotaxis protein, whose product is MGFLNKFTIKTKIIILIITSIIAVVLFASNLIVKDYEKLTQNRLLSRDVVLAINISNLVHELQKERGMTAGYIGSNGTKFMKMLPKQRKLTDERKQVLLRKLASMQAELSKQNDIQKNLQKASAMLKKLSTIRAKVDKLQIPLQKAIAFYTTLNGTLLDTIAMLAKKSDDATIAKKLISYVNFLYAKERMGIERAVLSAVFAKNYFTDALYEKFLRLISEQHAFLKTFSVTVDTNLLHTFHQLMENSAVKEVNNLEELAMNKAKEGGFGVDPTYWFSMMTKKINLMKQFEKVLQKDLINSIQYLIAHAKSVVVYSALFSVLVVTFQMIFGLLISRNIMKEIRTITSRLQYAAKTKDMTQLIEIESEDEIGVIVQSVNELIRASKEAIDRAKKATQENASIAAELNSTVMEIGKRVEDEAQIVANTTGKASSIQKPLAESVENLENSQEELQNANKKLEDAKESIENLLDTLKNSAENEKKVVAELHALVNATDEAKEVLNLIEDIASQTNLLALNAAIEAARAGEQGKGFAVVADEVRNLAEKSRKYVEEIHGTIGNLIDVIRGISDKIAKNVEDVSRLAQTSVEVENSVEEVTDAMEASVVKSNQSSEKMKAIVQEIENIIDEIKKINNISSSNARSVEEIATATEHLYKQIEDLTQILGEFKT